From a region of the Vibrio orientalis CIP 102891 = ATCC 33934 genome:
- a CDS encoding DUF4041 domain-containing protein, protein MNTTAFIALIIFCLPLLLLAISYHKAKKRKLEFEDQLKQVNREKSRLKNEKAQLLSKYQPIIDMELHTQRLLDEAEEQAASTRLEAEGVYAEAEQLRKETRQKLSEAKDKAELIKNEAREEANKVVSYAEEQAKEIAGDAYEAKAKADTYEKAIRAMRNTIDGYKDDYIIPNHSVLDDLADEFSHKDAGEELKAARKRVKTMVQEGHAGACDYVEAHRKTYAIHFAVDAFNGKVDSALAKVKHDNFGKIKQEIIDAFALVNHNGAPFRNARINQEFLDARLTELKWAVATFELKKIEKDEQAAIKAQIREEERAIREAEKARKEAEKEEKMLQKALEKARAELSKASDEQKAEYEAQLAELEGKLQEAEEKGQRALSMAQQTRRGHVYVISNVGSFGEEVFKIGMTRRLEPMDRVKELGDASVPFSFDVHAMIFSEDAPALENELHRRFNQQSVNKINPRKEFFRTTITEVKQAVEQHGIQDVHWTMKAEAAEYRESVAIGKVQQNEAAA, encoded by the coding sequence ATGAATACAACCGCATTCATTGCGCTTATTATCTTTTGTTTGCCACTTCTCCTTTTAGCAATCTCTTACCATAAGGCTAAAAAAAGAAAACTAGAATTTGAAGACCAACTCAAGCAAGTAAATCGAGAGAAAAGTAGGCTTAAAAATGAAAAGGCCCAGTTGCTAAGCAAATATCAGCCAATCATCGATATGGAGCTACACACACAGCGATTGCTCGATGAGGCTGAAGAACAGGCGGCTTCTACCCGTCTCGAGGCAGAAGGCGTTTATGCAGAAGCGGAACAACTTCGCAAAGAAACCCGCCAAAAGCTTAGTGAGGCAAAAGACAAAGCTGAACTAATAAAAAATGAAGCACGTGAAGAGGCTAATAAGGTCGTTAGCTATGCGGAAGAACAAGCTAAGGAAATTGCGGGTGATGCATACGAAGCGAAAGCAAAAGCGGATACCTATGAAAAAGCTATTCGTGCAATGCGTAATACTATTGATGGCTACAAAGACGATTACATCATTCCGAACCATTCTGTATTGGATGACCTAGCAGATGAGTTTAGCCATAAAGACGCAGGTGAAGAATTAAAAGCAGCCCGTAAGCGTGTCAAGACGATGGTTCAGGAGGGTCACGCTGGTGCATGTGACTATGTAGAAGCACACCGAAAAACTTATGCAATCCATTTCGCTGTCGACGCTTTCAACGGTAAAGTGGATAGTGCTTTGGCAAAAGTGAAACACGACAATTTTGGTAAAATTAAGCAAGAAATCATTGATGCTTTTGCGCTAGTTAATCACAACGGAGCTCCGTTTCGTAATGCTAGAATTAACCAAGAGTTCTTAGATGCTCGCCTAACTGAACTTAAATGGGCGGTTGCCACTTTTGAGTTAAAAAAGATCGAGAAAGATGAGCAAGCGGCAATCAAAGCACAAATTCGCGAAGAAGAACGTGCTATTCGAGAAGCAGAAAAAGCTCGTAAAGAAGCCGAGAAAGAAGAAAAGATGCTTCAAAAAGCTCTTGAGAAAGCTCGAGCTGAACTGAGCAAAGCAAGTGACGAGCAAAAAGCAGAGTATGAAGCTCAGTTAGCAGAATTGGAAGGTAAACTACAAGAAGCAGAAGAGAAAGGACAACGTGCACTTTCTATGGCGCAGCAAACCCGCCGCGGCCATGTCTATGTTATAAGTAACGTCGGCAGCTTTGGCGAAGAAGTATTCAAGATAGGTATGACTCGCCGACTAGAACCGATGGATCGCGTTAAAGAACTGGGCGATGCCTCTGTTCCATTCTCATTTGACGTTCATGCTATGATTTTCAGCGAAGACGCTCCTGCACTAGAGAATGAACTTCATCGTCGATTCAATCAACAGTCAGTAAACAAGATTAACCCTCGTAAAGAGTTCTTCC